A single region of the Amia ocellicauda isolate fAmiCal2 chromosome 8, fAmiCal2.hap1, whole genome shotgun sequence genome encodes:
- the cplx4a gene encoding complexin-4a produces MSFLLKSMVSSQVKNLGLGGGEEKKEEGGAPADPAAAAGMTREEYEEYQRQVVEEKMERDAEFLNKKAERATLRVHLREKYRLPKSEQDENTIQMAGDDVDVPEELRKMVDEDAVEEEEKDSILGQMQNLQNMDMDQIKEKAQATFTEMKAAAEQKCSVM; encoded by the exons ATGTCCTTCCTCTTGAAAAGTATGGTAAGCAGCCAGGTGAAGAACCTGGGTCTTGGTGGAGGTGAGGAGAAGAAAGAAGAGGGTGGGGCCCCCGCAGACCCAGCGGCAGCGGCGGGGATGACCCGAGAAGAGTATGAGGAGTACCAGAGACAAGTGGTTGAGGAGAA GATGGAAAGGGATGCAGAGTTTTTGAATAAGAAAGCAGAAAGAGCAACTCTGAGGGTGCATTTGCGAGAAAAATATAGACTGCCAAAG AGTGAACAAGATGAGAACACAATCCAGATGGCAGGAGATGATGTGGATGTACCTGAAGAGCTGAGAAAGATGGTGGATGAAGATGCagtagaggaggaggagaaggactCCATTCTTGGGCAGATGCAAAACCTCCAAAACATGGACATGGACCAAATCAAGGAGAAAGCCCAGGCCACCTTTACAGAAATGAAAGCAGCGGCAGAACAGAAATGCTCTGTAATGTGA